The proteins below are encoded in one region of Bosea sp. BIWAKO-01:
- the rplC gene encoding 50S ribosomal protein L3 — MRSGVIAQKVGMTRIFTDAGEHIPVTVLKLDTCQVVAHRTIEKNGYVAVQLGSGLAKVKNVSKAERGHFAVAKVEPKRQVVEFRVSNDALIPVGAELTADHFVVGQFVDVSGTTTGKGFAGGMKRWNFGGLRATHGVSVSHRSIGSTGGRQDPGKTFKNKKMPGHLGAERVTTQNLRVVQTDAERGLILVEGAVPGVAGGWIHVRDAVKRALPKDAPLPGKFKVAGETTQAPAAAAVEENA; from the coding sequence ATGCGTTCCGGTGTGATTGCACAGAAAGTCGGGATGACCCGCATCTTCACGGATGCCGGTGAACACATCCCAGTCACCGTGCTGAAGCTCGACACCTGTCAGGTTGTCGCGCATCGCACGATCGAGAAGAACGGCTATGTCGCCGTTCAGCTCGGGTCGGGCTTGGCCAAGGTCAAGAACGTCTCGAAGGCTGAGCGCGGCCATTTTGCCGTCGCCAAGGTCGAGCCCAAGCGCCAGGTCGTGGAGTTCCGCGTCAGCAACGATGCGTTGATCCCCGTCGGCGCCGAGCTGACTGCCGATCATTTCGTCGTCGGCCAGTTCGTCGATGTCAGCGGCACCACCACCGGTAAGGGTTTTGCCGGCGGTATGAAGCGCTGGAACTTCGGCGGTCTGCGGGCCACGCACGGCGTCTCGGTCTCGCATCGTTCGATCGGTTCGACCGGCGGTCGTCAGGATCCCGGCAAGACCTTCAAGAACAAGAAGATGCCAGGCCATCTCGGTGCCGAGCGCGTGACCACGCAGAACCTGCGCGTCGTCCAGACGGACGCCGAGCGCGGCCTGATCCTGGTCGAGGGCGCCGTTCCCGGCGTTGCCGGCGGCTGGATCCACGTCCGCGACGCCGTCAAGCGCGCCCTGCCGAAGGATGCGCCGCTTCCCGGCAAGTTCAAGGTTGCTGGCGAAACCACGCAGGCTCCTGCGGCTGCAGCAGTTGAGGAGAACGCGTGA
- the fusA gene encoding elongation factor G: MPRSHPIDRYRNFGIMAHIDAGKTTTTERILFYTGKSHKIGEVHDGAATMDWMTQEQERGITITSAATTCLWRDHRLNIIDTPGHVDFTIEVERSLRVLDGAVCVLDGNQGVEPQTETVWRQADKYDVPRVVFVNKMDKIGADFYRCVQDIIDRVAGKPVCLQIPIGSEAEFAGVIDLVKMKAIVWNGEALGASFEEKEIPADLADKAAEYRGKLVEAAVEMDDAAMEAYLEGTEPSAETLRTLVRTAVQRRAFHPVLCGSSFKNKGVQPLLDAVVDYLPSPVDRGDIKGIDFKTEEETVRHPRDEDPFSMLAFKIMDDPFVGTITFCRVYSGKIETGAGVINSTRDKKERVGRMLLMHANNREDIKEAFAGDIVALAGLKDVRTGDTLCDPTHAVILERMEFPEPVITIAIEPKSKADQEKLGLALSKLANEDPSFRVSTDQESGQTILKGMGELHLDIKVDILKRTYKVDANIGAPQVAYRETLTKKAEIDYTHKKQTGGTGQFARVKLIIEPNETGKGFEFESKVVGGSVPKEYIPGVEKGLNSVIGSGVLAGFPVVDVKVTLIDGAFHEVDSSALAFEIASRAALREGLQKGGSVLLEPIMKVEVVTPEDYTGSVIGDLNSRRGQIQGQDMRGNAVVVNAMVPLANMFGYVNQLRSFSQGRANYTMQFDHYEQVPSAVAAEVQAKYA, from the coding sequence ATGCCCCGTTCCCATCCCATCGATCGGTACCGCAACTTCGGTATCATGGCGCATATCGACGCCGGCAAGACGACGACGACCGAGCGTATCCTGTTCTATACCGGCAAGTCGCATAAGATCGGCGAAGTCCATGATGGCGCGGCCACCATGGACTGGATGACGCAGGAGCAGGAGCGTGGCATCACGATCACCTCCGCGGCGACGACCTGCCTGTGGCGCGACCATCGCCTGAACATCATCGACACCCCTGGCCACGTCGACTTCACCATTGAAGTCGAGCGTTCGCTGCGCGTGCTCGATGGTGCCGTCTGCGTGCTCGACGGCAACCAGGGCGTCGAGCCCCAGACCGAGACCGTCTGGCGCCAGGCCGACAAGTACGACGTTCCGCGCGTCGTCTTCGTCAACAAGATGGACAAGATCGGCGCCGATTTCTATCGCTGCGTCCAGGACATCATCGACCGCGTCGCCGGCAAGCCGGTCTGCCTGCAGATCCCGATCGGTTCGGAGGCGGAATTCGCCGGTGTCATCGACCTGGTGAAGATGAAGGCGATCGTCTGGAACGGCGAAGCGCTGGGCGCCTCCTTCGAAGAGAAGGAGATCCCTGCCGATCTCGCCGACAAGGCTGCCGAGTATCGTGGCAAGCTGGTCGAAGCCGCCGTCGAGATGGACGATGCGGCGATGGAAGCCTATCTCGAAGGCACCGAGCCGTCTGCCGAGACGCTGCGTACGCTCGTCCGCACCGCGGTGCAGCGTCGCGCCTTCCACCCCGTGCTCTGCGGCTCGTCCTTCAAGAACAAGGGCGTTCAGCCCCTGCTCGACGCGGTCGTCGATTACCTGCCGTCGCCGGTCGATCGTGGCGACATCAAGGGCATCGATTTCAAGACCGAAGAAGAGACCGTTCGTCATCCGCGCGACGAAGATCCCTTCTCCATGCTCGCCTTCAAGATCATGGACGACCCCTTCGTCGGCACGATCACCTTCTGCCGTGTCTACTCGGGCAAGATCGAGACCGGCGCCGGTGTGATCAACTCGACGCGCGACAAGAAGGAGCGTGTCGGTCGCATGCTGCTGATGCACGCGAACAACCGTGAAGACATCAAGGAGGCTTTTGCCGGCGACATCGTCGCCCTGGCCGGCCTCAAGGACGTCCGTACCGGCGACACGCTGTGCGACCCGACCCATGCGGTCATCCTGGAGCGGATGGAGTTCCCCGAGCCGGTCATCACGATCGCGATCGAGCCGAAGTCCAAGGCCGATCAGGAGAAGCTCGGCCTGGCCCTGTCGAAGCTCGCGAACGAGGATCCGTCCTTCCGCGTCTCGACCGACCAGGAGAGCGGCCAGACCATTCTGAAGGGCATGGGCGAGCTGCATCTCGACATCAAGGTCGACATCCTGAAGCGCACCTACAAGGTCGACGCCAATATCGGCGCGCCGCAGGTTGCCTATCGCGAGACGCTGACCAAGAAGGCCGAGATCGACTACACCCACAAGAAGCAGACCGGTGGTACGGGCCAGTTCGCCCGCGTCAAGCTCATCATCGAGCCGAACGAGACCGGCAAGGGCTTTGAGTTCGAGTCGAAGGTCGTCGGCGGCTCGGTGCCGAAGGAATACATTCCCGGCGTCGAAAAGGGCCTCAACTCGGTCATCGGTTCGGGCGTGCTCGCCGGCTTCCCGGTGGTGGACGTCAAGGTGACGTTGATCGACGGCGCCTTCCACGAGGTCGACTCGTCGGCCCTGGCCTTCGAAATCGCCTCGCGGGCTGCGCTTCGCGAAGGTCTGCAAAAGGGCGGCTCCGTCCTGCTCGAGCCGATCATGAAGGTCGAAGTCGTGACGCCGGAAGACTATACCGGTTCGGTCATCGGCGATCTGAACTCGCGTCGCGGTCAGATCCAGGGCCAGGACATGCGCGGCAACGCCGTCGTCGTCAATGCGATGGTGCCGCTGGCGAACATGTTCGGCTATGTCAACCAGCTGCGCTCGTTCAGCCAGGGACGTGCCAACTATACGATGCAGTTCGACCACTACGAGCAAGTTCCTTCGGCGGTCGCCGCCGAGGTTCAGGCCAAGTACGCCTGA
- a CDS encoding helix-turn-helix transcriptional regulator, producing MDGQRFVSAVEAVYAAAATPSLWPAALQTIADCFDDVGAVMIYQRDDGSYGIIVSPGLAEGQKEYDRDEWWRHDVRFARSRERGYLTRTDAITERHIATSEELETLPFYSQFLKRQGLKWFAGVSISPDPHVAVALSVQRADSKPAFAEEELAALSQLGRHVENALRLGIRLITAEATQQSLADVLARLSVGVFLLDATGHVIFANPVAEQLCGDALLISQGRLAARSILQQEALSEAIARAGAASADTLTAVPRPLLIPGLDRDGTLAVHVLPVCTATATGVERMLSETSVIAVVTSAQPGEPADPALVRDLFGLTLAEARIAALVGAGLAPRNASQALGISEETARTTLKRVFAKVGVSRQSELSALLARLVLR from the coding sequence ATGGACGGTCAGCGCTTTGTCAGTGCGGTGGAAGCGGTCTATGCGGCCGCGGCCACGCCGTCGCTTTGGCCGGCCGCCCTGCAGACCATTGCCGATTGCTTCGACGATGTCGGCGCCGTGATGATCTACCAGCGGGACGATGGCAGCTACGGGATCATTGTCTCGCCGGGCCTCGCCGAGGGGCAGAAGGAGTATGACCGGGACGAATGGTGGCGGCACGATGTGCGCTTCGCCCGCTCGCGCGAGAGGGGATACCTGACCCGGACCGATGCGATCACCGAACGTCACATCGCAACGTCCGAGGAACTCGAAACCCTGCCGTTCTACAGCCAGTTCCTCAAACGCCAGGGGCTGAAATGGTTCGCAGGCGTCAGTATCTCGCCGGACCCCCATGTCGCCGTTGCGCTCTCGGTCCAGCGCGCCGACAGCAAACCGGCCTTCGCCGAGGAGGAGCTTGCAGCGCTCAGCCAGTTGGGGCGGCATGTCGAGAATGCGCTCAGGCTCGGCATCCGCCTGATCACCGCGGAAGCGACCCAGCAGTCACTGGCCGACGTACTGGCGCGGCTGAGCGTCGGGGTATTCCTGCTCGATGCGACCGGGCATGTGATCTTCGCAAACCCTGTCGCAGAGCAGTTATGCGGTGATGCGCTGCTGATCTCGCAGGGGCGACTGGCGGCGCGCTCCATCCTGCAGCAGGAGGCCTTGTCCGAAGCGATCGCACGCGCGGGCGCGGCGAGTGCCGATACCTTGACGGCGGTGCCGCGGCCGCTGCTGATCCCCGGCCTGGATCGCGACGGGACGCTTGCCGTGCATGTCCTGCCGGTCTGCACAGCCACTGCCACGGGCGTAGAGCGCATGCTCTCAGAGACCAGTGTGATTGCTGTCGTGACCAGCGCGCAGCCAGGCGAGCCCGCCGATCCGGCGCTCGTGCGCGACCTGTTCGGTCTCACATTGGCGGAGGCCCGGATCGCGGCGCTCGTTGGTGCAGGACTTGCCCCTCGAAACGCGTCCCAAGCCCTGGGAATCTCGGAGGAGACGGCGCGGACCACGCTCAAGCGCGTCTTCGCCAAGGTGGGCGTTTCCCGCCAGAGCGAACTCTCCGCCCTGCTGGCCAGACTGGTGCTGCGTTAG
- the tuf gene encoding elongation factor Tu: MAKEKFARTKPHCNIGTIGHVDHGKTSLTAAITKVLAESGGASFTAYDQIDKAPEEKARGITISTAHVEYETANRHYAHVDCPGHADYVKNMITGAAQMDGAILVVSAADGPMPQTREHILLARQVGVPALVVFMNKVDLVDDAELLELVEMEIRELLSKYDFPGDDIPITKGSAKVALDNGDKAIGHDAVVALMKTVDDYIPQPARPLDLPFLMPVEDVFSISGRGTVVTGRVERGIVKVGEEIEIVGLKDTVKTTVTGVEMFRKLLDQGQAGDNIGALLRGTKREDVERGQILCKPGSVKPHTKFKAEAYILTKEEGGRHTPFFTNYRPQFYFRTTDVTGVVHLPEGTEMVMPGDNITMEVHLIVPIAMEEKLRFAIREGGRTVGAGVVASIIA; encoded by the coding sequence ATGGCCAAAGAGAAGTTTGCGCGGACGAAGCCGCACTGCAATATCGGAACGATTGGTCACGTTGACCATGGCAAGACGTCTTTGACGGCTGCGATCACGAAGGTCCTGGCTGAGTCCGGCGGTGCGTCGTTCACGGCGTATGACCAGATCGACAAGGCGCCTGAAGAGAAGGCCCGCGGCATCACGATCTCGACGGCCCACGTCGAGTACGAGACTGCGAACCGTCACTACGCGCATGTCGACTGCCCCGGCCACGCTGACTACGTGAAGAACATGATCACGGGCGCGGCGCAGATGGACGGCGCGATCCTGGTGGTGTCGGCTGCCGACGGCCCGATGCCGCAGACGCGCGAGCACATCCTGCTGGCGCGCCAGGTCGGCGTTCCGGCGCTGGTGGTGTTCATGAACAAGGTCGACCTGGTCGACGACGCGGAGCTGCTCGAGCTGGTCGAGATGGAGATCCGCGAGCTGCTGTCGAAGTACGACTTCCCGGGCGACGACATCCCGATCACCAAGGGCTCGGCCAAGGTCGCGCTGGACAATGGCGACAAGGCGATCGGTCATGACGCGGTCGTGGCGCTGATGAAGACGGTCGACGACTACATCCCGCAGCCGGCGCGTCCGCTGGACCTGCCGTTCCTGATGCCGGTCGAAGACGTGTTCTCGATCTCGGGCCGTGGCACGGTGGTGACCGGTCGCGTCGAGCGCGGCATCGTCAAGGTTGGCGAGGAAATCGAGATCGTCGGCCTGAAGGACACCGTGAAGACGACGGTGACCGGCGTCGAGATGTTCCGCAAGCTGCTGGACCAGGGCCAGGCTGGCGACAACATCGGCGCGCTGCTGCGCGGCACGAAGCGCGAGGACGTCGAGCGCGGCCAGATTCTGTGCAAGCCGGGTTCGGTGAAGCCGCACACCAAGTTCAAGGCCGAGGCCTACATCCTGACGAAGGAAGAGGGCGGCCGCCACACGCCGTTCTTCACGAACTACCGCCCGCAGTTCTACTTCCGCACGACGGACGTGACCGGCGTGGTGCACCTGCCTGAGGGCACCGAGATGGTGATGCCTGGTGATAACATCACCATGGAAGTGCACCTGATCGTGCCGATCGCGATGGAGGAGAAGCTGCGCTTCGCCATCCGCGAAGGCGGCAGGACCGTCGGCGCCGGCGTCGTCGCCAGCATCATCGCGTAA
- the rpoC gene encoding DNA-directed RNA polymerase subunit beta' has product MKQEVMNLFGQQPTQQAFDAIKISIASPEKILSWSYGEIKKPETINYRTFKPERDGLFCARIFGPIKDYECLCGKYKRMKFKGVICEKCGVEVTLARVRRERMGHIELAAPVAHIWFLKSLPSRIGLLMDMPLKELERVLYFESYVVIEPGLTPLKDRQLLSEEEYVRCQEEYGADTFTAMIGAEAIREMLRALDLDKINMDLKHEIATTTSELKPKKLMKRLKIIEAFQESGNKPEWMVMTIVPVIPPDLRPLVPLDGGRFATSDLNDLYRRVINRNNRLKRLIELRAPDIIIRNEKRMLQESVDALFDNGRRGRVITGANKRPLKSLADMLKGKQGRFRQNLLGKRVDYSGRSVIVVGPEMKLHQCGLPKKMALELFKPFIYARLDAKGYSTTVKQAKKLVEKEKPEVWDILDEVIREHPVLLNRAPTLHRLGIQAFEPVLIEGKAIQLHPLVCAAFNADFDGDQMAVHVPLSLEAQLEARVLMMSTNNILHPANGQPIIVPSQDIVLGLYYLSIISDGEPGQGKIFGDFGELEYALHEKVVTLHSKIKYRWTGVGQDGKSYTKIYDTTPGRVILSTALPEHPAVTFDVVNRLMTKKEISGMIDAVYRGCGQKESVIFCDRVMGLGFKHAFKAGISFGKDDMVVPENKWEIVDTTRALAKDYEQQYQDGLITQGEKYNKVVDAWAKCSDKLAQEMMARISTVKKDENGRDKPINSIYMMSHSGARGSPAQMRQLAAMRGLMAKPSGEIIESPIISNFKEGLDVLEYFNSTHGARKGLADTALKTANSGYLTRRLVDVAQDAIISEVDCGSDNGIKMRAIIDAGQVVASLGIRILGRSAAEDVTDIDGNVLVPKGTMIEESHIEKINAAGVQEVKIRSVLTCETKNGVCATCYGRDLARGTPVNMGEAVGVIAAQSIGEPGTQLTMRTFHIGGAATIADQSFIESNFEGTVKIRNRNAARNSDGDLIAMARNIAIVIVGPDGAERAVHRVQFGSKMRVDEGDKVKRGQRLAEWDPYSRPILAEVDGSVGYEDLVDGMSITETTDEATGISKRVVIDWRGSARTSDLRPAITVHGPDGKVAKLARGGEARYILPVDGIISMEPGQMTKAGDVLARVSTDSAKTRDITGGLPRVAELFEARRPKDAAIIAEKAGVIGFGKDYKNKRRVTLTPHDGSDGLEYLIPKGKHIHLQDGDVVEMGDYILDGNPAPHDILAIKGVEELAAYLVNEIQEVYRLQGVGINDKHIEVIVRQMLQKIEITESGDTDIITGDQIDRIELEEINAKMREEGKKPASGVPVLLGITKASLQTRSFISAASFQETTRVLTEAAVNGKYDTLEGLKENVIVGSLIPAGTGAQVARIKQVALRRDDLIVGQKADAAAKAAAAAAVLPAAE; this is encoded by the coding sequence ATGAAGCAAGAGGTCATGAACCTTTTCGGCCAGCAGCCGACACAGCAGGCGTTCGACGCGATCAAGATCTCGATCGCGAGCCCGGAAAAGATCCTGTCGTGGTCCTATGGCGAGATCAAGAAGCCCGAGACCATCAACTACCGTACCTTCAAGCCCGAGCGCGACGGCCTGTTCTGCGCCCGCATCTTCGGGCCGATCAAGGACTACGAGTGCTTGTGCGGCAAGTACAAGCGCATGAAGTTCAAGGGCGTGATCTGCGAGAAGTGCGGCGTCGAAGTGACGCTCGCACGCGTCCGGCGCGAGCGCATGGGCCATATCGAGCTCGCCGCTCCGGTTGCCCATATCTGGTTCCTGAAGTCGCTGCCGTCGCGCATCGGCCTGCTGATGGACATGCCGCTCAAGGAACTCGAGCGGGTGCTCTATTTCGAGTCGTATGTCGTCATCGAGCCGGGCCTGACGCCCCTCAAGGACCGTCAGCTCCTGTCCGAGGAGGAGTATGTCCGCTGCCAGGAAGAGTACGGCGCTGACACCTTCACGGCGATGATCGGCGCGGAAGCCATCCGCGAGATGCTGCGCGCGCTCGATCTCGACAAGATCAACATGGATCTGAAGCACGAGATCGCGACGACGACCTCGGAGCTGAAGCCCAAGAAGCTGATGAAGCGCCTCAAGATCATCGAGGCGTTCCAGGAATCCGGCAACAAGCCGGAATGGATGGTGATGACCATCGTTCCGGTGATCCCGCCCGATCTGCGTCCGCTGGTGCCGCTCGATGGCGGCCGCTTCGCGACCTCGGATCTGAACGATCTCTATCGCCGCGTCATCAACCGCAATAACCGCCTGAAGCGCCTGATCGAGCTGCGTGCGCCCGACATCATCATCCGCAACGAGAAGCGGATGCTGCAGGAATCGGTCGACGCATTGTTCGACAACGGCCGCCGCGGCCGCGTCATCACGGGTGCCAACAAGCGCCCGCTGAAGTCGCTCGCCGACATGCTGAAGGGCAAGCAGGGCCGCTTCCGGCAGAACCTGCTGGGCAAGCGCGTCGACTATTCCGGCCGTTCGGTCATCGTCGTCGGCCCGGAGATGAAGCTGCACCAGTGCGGCCTGCCGAAGAAGATGGCGCTCGAGCTGTTCAAGCCGTTCATCTATGCGCGTCTCGATGCGAAGGGCTACTCGACCACGGTCAAGCAGGCCAAGAAGCTGGTCGAGAAGGAGAAGCCGGAAGTCTGGGATATCCTGGACGAGGTCATCCGCGAGCATCCGGTGCTGCTGAACCGCGCTCCGACGCTGCACCGTCTCGGCATCCAGGCCTTTGAGCCGGTGCTGATCGAAGGCAAGGCGATCCAGCTTCACCCGCTGGTCTGCGCTGCGTTCAACGCTGACTTCGACGGCGACCAGATGGCCGTGCACGTCCCGCTGTCGCTTGAGGCGCAGCTGGAAGCGCGCGTGCTGATGATGTCGACCAACAACATCCTGCACCCGGCGAACGGCCAGCCGATCATCGTGCCGTCGCAGGATATCGTGCTCGGCCTGTACTATCTCTCGATCATCTCGGATGGCGAGCCGGGCCAGGGCAAGATCTTCGGCGATTTCGGCGAACTCGAATATGCGCTGCACGAGAAGGTCGTGACGCTGCATTCGAAGATCAAATATCGCTGGACCGGCGTCGGTCAGGACGGCAAGTCCTACACCAAGATCTACGACACCACGCCTGGCCGCGTGATCCTCTCGACCGCACTGCCTGAGCATCCGGCCGTGACCTTCGACGTCGTCAATCGCCTGATGACGAAGAAGGAGATCTCCGGAATGATCGACGCCGTCTATCGCGGCTGCGGTCAGAAGGAATCGGTGATCTTCTGCGATCGCGTCATGGGCCTCGGCTTCAAGCACGCCTTCAAGGCCGGCATCTCCTTCGGCAAGGACGACATGGTCGTGCCGGAGAACAAGTGGGAGATCGTCGACACCACCCGTGCGCTCGCCAAGGACTACGAGCAGCAGTACCAGGACGGCCTGATCACCCAGGGCGAGAAGTACAACAAGGTCGTCGACGCCTGGGCGAAGTGCTCCGACAAGCTCGCCCAGGAGATGATGGCGCGCATCTCGACCGTTAAGAAGGACGAGAACGGCCGCGATAAGCCGATCAACTCGATCTACATGATGAGCCACTCGGGTGCCCGTGGTTCGCCGGCCCAGATGCGCCAGCTCGCCGCCATGCGCGGCCTGATGGCCAAGCCGTCCGGCGAGATCATCGAGAGCCCGATCATCTCGAACTTCAAGGAAGGCCTGGACGTGCTCGAGTACTTCAACTCGACGCACGGTGCCCGTAAGGGGCTGGCCGACACCGCGCTCAAGACGGCGAACTCGGGTTATCTCACCCGCCGTCTCGTCGACGTGGCACAGGATGCCATCATCTCCGAGGTCGATTGCGGCTCGGACAATGGCATCAAGATGCGCGCCATCATCGATGCCGGTCAGGTCGTGGCTTCGCTCGGCATCCGCATCCTCGGCCGCTCCGCGGCGGAAGATGTCACCGATATCGACGGCAACGTCCTCGTGCCGAAGGGCACGATGATCGAGGAAAGCCATATCGAGAAGATCAACGCTGCCGGCGTCCAGGAGGTGAAGATCCGTTCGGTTCTCACCTGCGAGACCAAGAACGGCGTCTGCGCCACCTGCTACGGGCGCGATCTTGCCCGTGGCACGCCCGTCAACATGGGCGAGGCGGTCGGCGTCATCGCGGCGCAGTCGATCGGCGAGCCGGGTACGCAGCTCACCATGCGTACCTTCCACATCGGCGGCGCGGCGACGATCGCGGATCAGTCGTTCATCGAGTCCAATTTCGAGGGCACGGTGAAGATCCGCAACCGCAATGCGGCGCGCAACTCGGATGGCGACCTGATCGCCATGGCGCGCAACATCGCCATCGTGATCGTTGGTCCGGACGGCGCCGAGCGCGCGGTGCACCGTGTCCAGTTCGGCTCGAAGATGCGGGTCGACGAAGGCGACAAGGTCAAGCGCGGCCAGCGCCTGGCGGAGTGGGATCCCTATTCCCGCCCGATCCTGGCCGAGGTGGACGGCTCTGTCGGCTACGAGGATCTCGTGGACGGCATGTCGATCACCGAGACGACGGACGAGGCGACCGGCATCAGCAAGCGCGTCGTCATCGACTGGCGTGGTTCGGCCCGGACGTCGGATCTGCGTCCGGCGATCACGGTGCACGGCCCTGACGGCAAGGTTGCGAAGCTCGCCCGCGGTGGCGAAGCCCGCTACATCCTGCCCGTCGACGGCATCATCTCGATGGAGCCGGGCCAGATGACCAAGGCAGGCGACGTGCTCGCCCGTGTCTCGACCGACTCGGCCAAGACCCGTGACATCACCGGCGGTCTGCCGCGGGTGGCGGAACTGTTCGAGGCGCGTCGTCCGAAGGATGCGGCGATCATTGCCGAGAAGGCCGGCGTCATTGGCTTCGGCAAGGACTACAAGAACAAGCGCCGGGTCACGCTGACCCCGCATGACGGCTCGGACGGGCTCGAGTACCTGATCCCGAAGGGCAAGCACATCCATCTCCAGGACGGCGACGTCGTCGAGATGGGCGACTACATCCTGGACGGCAACCCGGCACCGCACGACATCCTGGCGATCAAGGGCGTCGAAGAGCTCGCGGCTTATCTCGTCAACGAGATCCAGGAGGTCTATCGCCTCCAGGGCGTGGGCATCAACGACAAGCACATCGAGGTCATCGTCCGGCAGATGCTGCAGAAGATCGAGATCACCGAGTCCGGTGATACCGACATCATCACCGGCGACCAGATCGATCGGATCGAGCTGGAGGAGATCAACGCCAAGATGCGCGAAGAGGGCAAGAAGCCGGCCAGCGGCGTTCCGGTCCTGCTCGGCATCACCAAGGCGAGCTTGCAGACGCGCTCCTTCATCTCGGCGGCGTCGTTCCAGGAGACCACCCGCGTCCTCACCGAGGCGGCGGTCAACGGCAAGTACGATACCCTCGAAGGCCTCAAGGAGAACGTCATCGTCGGCTCGCTCATCCCGGCTGGCACGGGCGCCCAGGTTGCCCGTATCAAGCAGGTGGCGTTGCGCCGCGACGATCTCATCGTCGGCCAGAAGGCGGATGCGGCGGCCAAGGCTGCAGCTGCTGCGGCCGTGCTTCCGGCCGCCGAGTAA
- the rpsL gene encoding 30S ribosomal protein S12, which produces MPTISQLIRKPRSPVKARNTAPALESCPQKRGVCTRVYTTTPKKPNSALRKVAKVRLTNGFEVIGYIPGEGHNLQEHSVVMIRGGRVKDLPGVRYHILRGVLDTQGVKNRKQRRSKYGAKRPK; this is translated from the coding sequence ATGCCGACAATCAGCCAGCTGATCCGCAAGCCGCGCTCGCCCGTCAAGGCGCGCAACACCGCTCCGGCGCTTGAGTCCTGCCCGCAGAAGCGCGGCGTTTGCACCCGCGTCTATACGACCACCCCGAAGAAGCCGAACTCGGCGCTTCGTAAGGTTGCCAAGGTGCGTCTGACCAACGGCTTCGAGGTCATTGGCTACATCCCGGGTGAGGGTCACAACCTTCAGGAGCACTCGGTGGTGATGATCCGCGGCGGTCGCGTCAAGGACTTGCCCGGCGTGCGTTACCACATCCTGCGCGGTGTGCTCGATACGCAGGGTGTCAAGAACCGCAAGCAACGCCGTTCGAAGTACGGCGCCAAGCGTCCTAAGTGA
- the rpsJ gene encoding 30S ribosomal protein S10, with protein sequence MNGQNIRIRLKAFDHRILDASTREIVSTAKRTGAQVRGPIPLPTLIEKFTVNRSPHIDKKSREQFEMRTHKRVLDIVDPTPQTVDALMKLDLAAGVDVEIKL encoded by the coding sequence ATGAACGGTCAGAACATCCGGATCCGCCTCAAGGCGTTCGACCATCGCATCCTCGACGCCTCCACGCGCGAGATCGTGTCGACGGCGAAGCGGACAGGCGCCCAGGTTCGCGGGCCCATCCCGCTGCCGACGCTTATCGAGAAGTTCACGGTCAACCGCTCGCCCCACATCGACAAGAAGTCGCGCGAGCAGTTCGAAATGCGGACCCACAAGCGGGTCCTGGACATCGTCGATCCGACCCCCCAGACGGTCGACGCCCTCATGAAGCTCGATCTCGCCGCCGGCGTCGACGTCGAAATCAAGCTCTGA
- the rpsG gene encoding 30S ribosomal protein S7, translated as MSRRHSAEKREVIPDPKFGDIVVTKFMNSVMYEGKKSTAERIVYGAFDIIEGKTKSDPLSVFKSALENVAPAIEVRSRRVGGATYQVPVEVRTERRQALAIRWLISAARGRNDKTMVERLSAELMDAANNRGNAVKKREDTHRMAEANRAFSHYRW; from the coding sequence ATGTCCCGCCGCCATAGCGCCGAAAAACGCGAAGTTATCCCGGACCCGAAGTTCGGTGATATCGTGGTCACGAAGTTCATGAACTCCGTGATGTACGAAGGTAAGAAGTCGACCGCTGAGCGGATCGTCTACGGCGCTTTCGACATCATCGAAGGCAAGACGAAGAGCGACCCGCTCTCTGTTTTCAAGAGCGCTCTCGAGAACGTCGCCCCGGCGATCGAGGTTCGCTCGCGTCGCGTCGGTGGCGCGACCTATCAGGTTCCGGTCGAGGTTCGCACCGAGCGCCGTCAGGCGCTGGCGATCCGCTGGCTGATCTCGGCTGCTCGCGGCCGTAACGACAAGACCATGGTTGAGCGTCTCTCGGCCGAGCTGATGGACGCGGCGAATAACCGCGGCAACGCGGTGAAGAAGCGAGAAGACACGCACCGGATGGCGGAAGCCAACCGCGCCTTCTCGCATTACCGCTGGTAA